The genomic segment GTTGTTGTATTTTGTAAAATGATTAATTGAGTGTCAGATTGTGGGATTGCGGTTGTCTCTTCTGAGCTCCTAAtcagatgagcacagacagaTGCACTCGTTTCATATACAGCAGATAATCAgaggcaatctctccatctctgaaaaaaatgtgtgtttttttagtttaatgtcagatttgacatattttaagggtttctttgcagcataggcagttttttttaacacacgcGCTGGAGTAGCAATCTGTCCATGAAAAGGAACCTATATGCAACGCATGTGCAATGGAACAACCAATAGTTAGTGTTACACTCGCtctgaactgtcctgtgattcGTCAAAAAGCCTCATGTGATGCTGCAGATTAagttgtgaggctgtaaacacTTACGATTTACATGATGCTGAACGGTTAATACTGTATGGAATTAATAATCCATCATGCCAAATTATCCTGCCTACAATTGATtctataaaagtgttttgtgcAAAACTATGTACAGCTTGCTATCAAAAATGTGTACGGTACAGATAATACCATGTGTAGTGAACAGATTAGAAAACCTTTCACTGGTTGTTGTCTTAAAATGAACTCAATGATATTATATGAAAGCTCTGATACTTGTCATACTGCGGTTTGTATCACATTGTCGCTCACCGTTGTTGGCTAACTTTGTATATTACACTGTAATTAATATGGGATGCGTTGTTGCTACATAAATCAAACGGAACATGGAAGATTAATTGTGCAAGTTGACTTGGGCTTGAATCTTAACAGTATAAGGGTTTAGGTTCACAGTGAAAGAAGGAAGCTTCTGTAATTAAATCAAAGccttcacaataataataataaaaaaaagcatagtCATGAGGGGCACAATTTAGTAAGGCAAACTAATCTTAATCTGATTTCACCTCATCAGATAAGGAATAAACATGACCAATACTAACAATGTGAGTTCTCTGATTTCTTCTCAAAGGCATTAAAGTAATGAAAAATAGATTCCGCTTTAAGGGTAATTATGGGACTGGAAGCCATGCACACATTAAATAATAGTCCCTTTGCATTCGTTAAAATAACAGAAACCAGCCAAGATTCGTCATGAAAAggtcaaaaataaaagcttaCACTTTCATACAATTCCTTTCACCTGAAAGGTGAACAAAGGTATTATTTGCTGTTACTGTCATTCCCTATCAACCAAACTACCATGTGCTgctgaaagttaaaaaaaaaatatctgactGCGCACCGTAATTGGTCTGTTTTCATGCTGAATATTTCACAagtttttacatcacagaaattGATACAAATAATGCATCCTCTTCATGAATTAACCATAAAATAAATAGTGCACAGTTGGAGATGGTCTGGTTTCTTAAAGCACGTTAGGAAAAATTATAGTATCGTATATTAAAAGAAAGTCTGTTGGTTTTGTGGTTTCAACGCACTGTGTGCGCTGTATTATTTCAGACACGTGAACGTGCTTCGATGCCAATATACAGAAtctttaactgaaataaaaccatCCTAAGGCATTCTCATGATCAGTAAAATACTGCTCCCATCCATACTAGACTATGCTGCTGTTCTATTGCACAGTTTTAAGCAGGAAAACAACCCAAATTGAAGAATTATGATTGAAGACGGTGACTGAGGTCCGTGTAAAAAGTTCTTGTCGTTCTTGTGACAAATCATTTGGTGATAAATACATTTGGCAGGTGGGAAGGGAAGTACTATGTGCTGAAATGGCCTGTATATGAAGATGGATCATGCATACAGGCTGCACAAAAAGCCAAAGTATCCTGGTTACAGAGTCTTACACAGGCCAATTGTGAGTCTGACCCAGCTAACAATCACAAATTTTCAaatcactattattattgtgtaaataatcaaaacaaaatttgCTTGAAACATTGGACACACATCAACGCAAGCTACCTAAAATGGTAGCAactgataaaaatgtcacatttgctATCATGGAGGGGGTGAACCAGCTGTATGCCGTCTGGGTGCTACAGGTGATTGATGATAAATAGACAATACCAATGAACCCTCTCCATGTCTGTGTTCATGTTCTGCATGCTTTTGTTATTAATGGCAAGTATTTTTCTCAACTGTGgctgtgaatgtaaatgacagGAACAAAAATGAGGAGACAtcaggaaaaaaataagaaaagaagagTGAGGTTAGAGCTATACGAAATATTGGCACATTATCTTATAAACAGTATAGGATGACGGTCTAAGAGTCTTTTGTGTCATGTGTCACAGGGTTAAAAGTGCATAAACTGCCAAACACGCCATCGTTTTCCTGTCGTAGTTCTTATTGAGTCTCTCTACTAAAGTGTGCCACTCTCTCTTTCGTGCTCATTAATGCCACCACAGACTTTGCGGTAAACCGGCACCCACTGACCTTTCTCACACCTGTGTCTCTACACCGTTAAGTTTAGGCATCAGGATACGAGGAGTCACCCCAGAGTTGAGGTCCCTCTCAAACTCCAAAAGCTGGCCCATAAAGTTTAGATTTGGAGAAACCACGGGGCGACGGCTCCGCACATATTTGTAGGCATCTGTCATTGTCATGAGGGTGTGCTTCATAAGGTAGGCGATAACGACGGTTGCAGAACGGGACACACCGGCTTGGCAGTGTACCAACACTCCCTGTCCACTCTGATATGCCTcctctgtggacaaaaacagaacagaggCTCACATTTAAACACCCATAAATAAAAACCCCCAAAACCCAAACACTGGTTGAAAATAAACCAGTCATTCTCTCATGCATAACACACTCTCTCATCTGGTGCCAACTGCCATGTCCTGTGCAAAAATGGGTTTTATGTTACCTGCCTTATTACCTGTTCAAAACTTACCTGGTGTTGCCTGATGTAATTTAGGAAATTTGCCAATTCCAGCATATTTACAGTGACATTAATCAACACATAACAGATAAcaccctgtttgtgtgtgagtcacttaggtaaatctgaacaaaggatttcaaacaccaaagttacAAAGCAACTCatgtgaacttactgatggattcagcagtggatcaataactcctgtgtgctgtgaggtAAAATCACCAATTTTGTCTATGGACACTAGTACAGGGAGTGAGCGGttaacaaagtgacacaaacttctgtttcGCGACAGAAAAAGGCCGTCTAATGTGATAAATCATATTTTTCGTATAGATATCGTATGTGGGTGTTAAtattattaggtgagccttttgctAAGTGGTTAAAACCTTTTTCCTGGTGTCCATGCTAGCATCCATGTcttaaaacttaacttaaaaaaaccCTGGTCTATCACTTTAATATTGAGGTAGTGGGCACAAATATAGGAACTCAACTAGAAAATCAATCTATGGGAAACACTGAAAAGTGTAAAAATCCCCTTGGTTCATTATGAAATTGTTGTGGATCATAGGACGTCTGCTATGTAGCGGGTCCTTCATTGTAGCCCTTGATGAAGTTTTGTTCACACTGTAACATGTAACTGTTGAAATTGTGAAATATACTTTCACAACATAGTTGTGATAGTTTAgtacaggggtgtcaaacgtatggTCTGCGGGCAAGAACTGGCCCGCCAGTGGGTCCAATCCAGCCCCCAGAATGGATTTgtgaaaattatatttttcagttccagatatcTGTGGCtaaatgttttatgtgttgttaacttaggcataatattgttgaaattgcacttatttttctcaggaaacttcaggttgttcataatatgtttttttttttttttttttaaaaaagatacttcattaaatgtaaaacaaagggaaaattGTTCTCatgttattatgctattattttactggtacggcccacttgagatcaaattgtgctgtatgtggctttgacacccctggtgtaaCTAGAATAGGAGTGCCGTAAGTTGATTTAGCAGTGCTAATGTCCTGAAAGAGTTTTATCAAGTTTTGTCAAGCATAACCCAGGGAAGTGACAGCTGCTGAGCAAGTCTAGAGTGCTGCTTTAGTTACCTCATCAGTGAGCATCTTGTCTGTGAGTAAAATCATGCAGTCTCCCTGTTTTGGCCACAGCCCAGTATACTCACTTACAGCTGTTGTGACTCCTGTGAGCATGAcgataaagctgcagtgcaataTGGCCAATGGAACTGTTTTTGGAACAAATGTTTAACCCCTTACGTAAACGACAAGGATTGTCAGTTACAATCCCACACCAAGTGTGGTCTTAGTGGCTGTAATGTGCATTCGCAGTGCATCTTGAGTGCAGTGCCACATGTGTGATTATATCTGCCAAGATAAATGCTAAGACCAGGTCTTTGTATCCACATGTGTGAACCCACTGTAAGTCTCTGATCAACTAATCATGTACTAAAACCACCCTATCCACACACTAGCAAATACAAGCATATATGAGAATTAAAATCTCACCAATGAATTCAAAAACCTCCTCAAAGTACTGTCGAAGGTTTTGCTTGCTGTTGTCGGTGGCCGGCAGCCTTTTGTAGCGCAGTCCAGAGTTGACATGGTAGAGGGGAAGGTGTGTGGTCACGTTGACCACGTAGCCAATGTTGAGGCGCAGCAGCAGGTCCAGGTCTTGAGCATCTCTTTCATTCCCCAGAAACAGGAATGGCAGGATGGGGCTGATCACAGCGTTCTCTGCGTCAGGAGTCATCACACTCTCATCAGATAGAGATGCAGGCAAGGACGAGGAAAGTGGCAAAGAAAGGTGCACTGGAAGAAGACAGGACAAAGAGAAAGACGTTGTCTGCATTATGATGAAATGTTACACTTTAAATTGTTGCTATGCTAATTAGCAGTATTTGTTGGCTATAAGTAAAGAAGCTAAATGTTTGCAGTGGCTTCACATTAAATGGAATCCGCTCAGAATAGTAGCGAGCAGATGCATGCTAGAGACTGCATTACAGTTCAAAGATGATATCCTTTTACATTCTCAACACATCTTTGCTTTTTACTACTTGCACGTGACTTTAAAAGATATTCTTACTTctgctcttctcctcttcttgctCTCGGTTCAGGGAGTTCAGGGCAAGGTGCAGAGACTGAGCTGTGGGCAAAGAGtgtcctccctccctgtctctttGCCAAGGTTTTGGTTTGATGAGTGTGCTGGGGGCAGATGGTGGAGGTGAAAAGGACACAGGTGATGGCGGGGATGCAGAGTGGGGAGAAGGGGACCGAGGAGGATATGCTGCATCTTCATCTTGCTCTGAATCATCATCCAttcctccatcttctcctttATTCAAAAGTCTCTTCAGTGAGTTCTGGCCTTCATCATACCTAGGTCCTGACCTACTACCCATAAAATCAAGGGCAGCCATTCTTCCTTGCTGCAACCGCCGCCGGCCAGCATGATCTGTGAGCTGAGCCTGTGCATATTGGAGGTTTTGACAGTCCAAGAGGACAAGGCCTGTTCCGTTACTGACATTTTGGGCCTGGCTTGGATTGGGCCTTCCTACCCCAGTTCCCACCCCAGCACAGTGATTCCTTAGGGCTTTAGAATGGGTCATCTTCTTGGCTAGTTCTTCAGGCCAGATCGTACGCACACTGTAGTCATCATCGTCGGCTTGGAACATACCCATTGACTGAGCCGCTCCAAAGCCTCTTCCTGGAGGTTTTCCTCGACGAGGGTTATATGTGACAACTATGGGGTCACTGCTGCAGTAACTGCAGGTGGAACTACCAGTCTGAGAGGATTTGGGGTTGCATCCTGTGACACAGCTCTGAATTGCCCGGAGAGGAGCTGAAGAGGACAAAGGGGTACAGGGCAGACATCCCCCAACCAGTTTTTTGCGAAGGACGGCAGGACTCTCAAAGTTTCTGGCCTCACTGGAGCAGGAGGTGCAGCGGACAGGTTTGAATAGATTTGCTCGGCAGTCAGACACAGTGCTATTAGAAGAGGAGGTGTTGGAGGTCGAGGCAGTGGAGAGACACCCACCTAGATTTCTCAGGCCCATTTCCTTGCCTCCTTTCTTCAATCCTCCAACATTATGAACACCAGAAAATGAGGTGGAAGAGCTTCCTCCACCTCCCTGGCAGCTGGCAGAGTTTGCCTTACACCCTCTGCATCTTACCAACCTCCAGCAGCCACAACTGAATGGATGGGTGCAGTCAATGGTACAGGTGTGGTCAGGGCTGGGGAAGCCTCCGGCATGGGAAGAGCAGGGGGAGAGTGGAAGACCACGAAGAATGTGGGGGCGGTGATCCCTGGGGCGGGATGGCTGTGGCTGGCTGAGTTGCTGAAAGGAAATTGGGGCATGGGTAGACTGGGAGGGAGGGGATGTGGGGTAGTTTGAATTTAAGATGGCAGCATGGGGCACAGGGACAGAGTTGCGGTGGTAGGGCAGGCTGTTACTATTATGGCTTTGATGAACAGTTCCCAGTTTGGAATTCTTCTTGTGACCTAGAGAGGGAAATTCTTGGTCACTTCTGGTATGaaactttgtgttttccttctccttttcACTCCTGAGCTGATGCTGCTGAGCCTGAGCGGGTACGAATTGTAGGACCCCTCCGGGGAAAGTCGACAGCTGACGACTTCGCTGTGACTTGTATTCAGCGCCACCTGGTCTCTCTGTGGTTCCAGTCTTTTGCTTGCATTGTCCTTGATCCAACTGTGTGAAGGTGCATTTCCCTCTGCCACCTTTTACACTCCCGCTGCGCCCTAATGAGTTACTGGCTCCTCCCTCGCGTCCTCTTTTGTCCACACTCACCCTGATATCAATTGTATGCGTGTGGGAGGGCAGCCGTGGGTCAAGCGTTACTGTTCCATTGCTATGGCAGTGACTGGGGTTGTGTCTCGCACCCGCTGGGATGACAGGCTGGTCGCCTTTGGATTTCTGCACACGCAAAGATCTGCGCTTGCATTCCAGAGTCAGTGACTTACAGGAGGGTGAAGAGAAATGGGACTGTGAAGAGTGGAGATGAGGAGGGTGGTTGACTTGTCCATTGACAGAAGCTGATATTTGAGAGGAATGATGCTGGATGGTTTGTGGGGAACTCTCACACAGGGTTAAGTTTTTGGGGCGCTGAATGACCACTATGCGCTCGTCAAGAGGGAGGGGAGGCATCTGGGTTTATGCAAAGCTGTAAatcaaagagggagagagaaaagtcaGAATAGGACTGGAATTTCACAAACATTGACAATGTAGGGCAGactttacatttcatttgttaaaaCACCATCTTGATGTAAAATTGCAGCTATGGAATATTTATAACTGAGCAAATACATAATTGTGAAAATTATTATCACTAAAAAAATATTCTGCAAGAGAAATAAGAAGTTCAAATAATTAATGAAATGTAAAGCCCCAAATCCACAACATATCTCATGATTTGCATATTTTGTAAATAGCCTGTAGGGTCATGTTCACATACTAAAACATACACATTCCAGTAAAATACCAAAGCAACAATCATACATGTTACACTGTGGCTTGAACATTAacaatacacacatactgtatttcctTTTACATTTGCtggaaatgaaggaaaacaaatataaagagGATACCATACTGAAGAACATGTTTGATTTCAATGGATATATTCTTTTGGCCAAATCCACTCAAGCATGCACCTCATAGTCTGCTTATACCAGGGCATTTACCAGACATTTAATGCtcattttaatatgttttaagGGTTTTGACAATTACAGTACTAAGAACTGATTTAAAACTGCTTTTTGTCCTTGATTTTGTACATTTAGTCACTTGAATCaacattatttattcaaatggCTAAAACTATTTATATGCATTAGATGTTTGAGTTTTTCTACCTGGTGAACtagattgttattattttgttatgtgcattttgttatgttttttaacTACTTTGGAcggactatatatatatactgtgtgcctgtgtgcaaGTACGTGTTTTGACTGACTGACACTTGGAAAGATAAACATTATTCAGCTGCATGCCAAGGACCCACAGTGCAGTTGGGCAATACTTGACGctgctccattcaaagtgaatgagaagcatTTCAGTTGACGCCTCCCCTGTGTACATAATGGCAAGTCCCTCCCTGTTAAATCTGCCTCTGgtataaattatattaaattaaacctTTAGggcaatttaaaatgagcatcTGTTTGCACCATGGCATAAACAGGAAGTCACCACGAACAACAATGATACAACTCGACTTCAAAAACGCTTTCTCACCATGACACAGCAGAAAGAGATTACCTGAGTGTGGCTTCTAAGTACATACGTGTAGACAATAATATTGTGCTATTAAAGTGCTTTACTCAGTATTTAACATGAAGTTGGTGCAATTACTACAGGCCTTCAGACGATTTTTACATCCATTTGGTTTGTTCATTAAGGTTGCTCTCAATTCAGATGAAATATTATTGTCGTTAAAGTGACAATCCGCCCTCTTCACACACTGTTAAACAAAAATCAATCTGAGATGTTCAATGCACCCAGGTGTTGTTTGGCTGATGGAGtactttaatttacttttttgcCACACTGGCTGCAGGGATGGACGCACAGGTCGGTAGGAAGGATGTCGGTAAAACACTCAAGTATTAGTAAGTCAACTGTACAAACACCACAATCCTGTATagatgaaatattaatttgatttgatagACTTTTATTCTggtgcaaatattagcattggTCATCTTGTGATTTTGATATAAACCGCTGAGTCGAGAAAGAGGCACTCGTGTTTGCCATTTAGATGAAGCGACCCTTTAAACTCTTACTACAGCTTCATACTTTATAATATTCGGACGGACAAAGCACAATCCAAAGCAGCCAAACAACAAACTGGTGCATcacataattgtttttttgtttgtttttgttttcttgcagtGTGAGAATGTTGAATTGTATGTGTAGAGCGTTTCGGCCACACACATCATAAATCTCTCAGGAGGCTACAGGACCAAAAGGTAAAAGGGGGACATGttaacagagacacagaatATGCAGGGGGGACTGATTATAATGCGACACTTTAAACCACACACTACAGGGGAGGAAGGAACACGTCAACAAAATCTGGAGATGCTTTTATGTCCCAGCATCACAGTTACTGACCCATGGCGAAAACAAAGCACAGTCCTGCGTCTCCATGCTTATATCCGCACACAGAGTCGGCTGATGATGACGGTGtcctcatctttttttctttttttttttttcctttctcagcCTTGCCTGTGGTGAAGGGGGTGGGGATTACATTGACCCAGTTTTGTCATGGTGGACGTCACAATCTCTCTGATcacttttctctcacacactgtaAACTGCAGGGCTAGTGGCCTTTCCACTCACTCATTGCTCCAGGTTCAGCAGGAACACAGGAGatgcacagtaaaaaaacagtttcaatgattattattaagaaataaaatgaaacattaaccAACGGATGGGCTTCATATAGTTTAACAAACGTtactttgtacttttactcaccTACTGTAATTTAGCTATAATTATTTTTGAGTATTTTTCAcctaaaatgtctgtttttcttgtttatgcAAGCTTGTGCTGAACATCTATTAACTTACAGTCACTGTTACTTTTCAGATTtggttttaacccttagaaaacagagcatttaggctttttatgtttaaacatacagtatatacagatgatataagaatgtgcaatatagactgtcttatatcctttttttcagcacaacctagcaATCTGATGAACAAAAACgagcaaaaagtactccaaatattgattgaatttgtgaaatctggaaatatgtcacaactcaaagttcacttggcttgtttttatgaacaaaaaggaaagaatggtctattttgtgacttctactttatatcactactaaaactGCGATATAAAATTAAGGAAAATGAATCAGATCCGTGCTACATGACCACTAAGGCTTAATATAAGAAATATTCCtttacatacaaaaaaatatcattacGTTAAAGgtatgtttccattttttgtatGAGGTAGTGATGCATACAGCTATGTGTGCTCCCTGTGCATAGAACCAACTGGAGACACCAATGTACGCTCTCACTaaaaaacattgctgccagcaaggacacaaggaaaaactgatttcagcttctttaaaaaaatctacacCTCCTTGagtgtattatattttatttctctttgctgctttatctcagtgttagaGTTAGTCTTTTCAAATAGGAAACTTAAGGTCATGTCGCTCACTCCctccaccaaagtccattgagaaaatctgcaattttaaatgtgttattttgtgactttggtgtttgagaTGCTTCATTTGGTTTTACATAAgtagtccaaaatgagtcctTGCAGGGCACAGATTATCAGTCACGCTCCAGTCACAGCCGCTCTCTCGTCAAGGTGGTCCATTTACATAAGACTCTTCCCGCTCTGATTTCTTATcgccaaaaaaaaatgacttaagttaaaatcttttgcCACTCCTGTGTCAGCACAGCGTCAGGTTCAATTCAGTAAAGACGTGACCACCCAATACAACTGCAGTTTGCCTTTTTAATATTAACTATGATCTGAACCCTGATTAGATGATGATGTTATGtgcaatttcatttcattcactttaTTTCGGTAATTGATGTAATCGATCAGTCTTTCCATGCCATTAATGGACACTAAAATGGAAACCTGATAAAAGGCTGCAAAGTacctgctgttgtgtgtgtgtgtgtgtgtgtgtacaatacaCAGtgactgttgttgtgtgtcgtcAGTAATCGTCCATCTAAAAGAGCCATTTCAGTCTGCCTCATTGGAAGTTACAGCAGACAAAGCATGCAGGCCTGTTAGTGATCAAAACTTGATCTTTTCCAGTTTGTGATTTGACAGTTTTCAACAACACGGCTCTGCTTGTTAACAGCTTCTGTTGCCAGATCCTAGTTGCATCAGAGGTGGCATCCAATGTGACAACTCTGACAAAACACCAGAGAGCAGTGTTACGGCACACTGGCGAATCATAGACACGGAAGGCACTACTAATTATACATTTGAAGGCATTTGAATCTACTCAAATCTCATTGAAGTGTTCAGTCAAGTTCCGACTTaatgttttttggttttaaacaaCCCGTTAAGAATGAGGTGTCTCATATTGTACTTCTTTAAAATACCCACTCACTGTGCAAATGTAATGGAGCTGTCACATCAGAGAGCAGCAGGTGGGAGGTGGAGAACTCTGCGGGAATGTGGACtgttatgtaaagcactttgagagGTTTGTGTTCCAATAAAACTCTCAAAAAAAATACTATGGAACATTGTAAAGCGACAAGTGTCACTTGTTGAAGTAAGGAAacaatttaaagctgcactagGCAAGAACACTGGAGCAAAAAtagttgattgtttatttttatctgcAGCTTATCAGTAATACTTCTGTTTTATCATCAGATGAACATGGACAGACACACTTGATGACCTGAGGTGATCTCTGAAACTCTCAGGTGTTTTAGACTCTTTGCAGTGTAGGAGTTTTGTATTGGTGCATCCAGCACTGGAACAGACCTTTATGCAAAATAGGTTTAGAGTAGCAGCCAGTCGGATGTCTCTCTTTGAACGGCCccgtgattggtcaaagccttATGTAATGGTATAGATTCAGTTGTGCAGCTACAATAGGAGCCTAGCGGAGGTGCAAAAGTGGCGTTCCCTCCTAGATTAAACTCACGCTGTCCTTCACATGAGGTCACGGGGGGCCGAtaccagctgacatagggcgagagGAGGCAGGGTTCATCCTAGAAAGGTCACCATTttcgcagggcaaacacacacacacacacaaatacacacacacacacacagggcagaTTGCATAATATGACTAAAGGGACGTGACTTCAGAGTTAATTATGAGCACCTTTCAGAGGAACTGAAGCATAAAAGCTACCTTCATAAAACTTTGACATTCAACATATGAGTCTGAATACAGAAGAGTCACAGGTTTGATCAAGGAGAGGGATATATGGACCTGATTATGGatgtattcatatttaaaggGAAAAAGTTATGCTAAGCTTTGTGATCACACAAGCTGCTCCCGAATTCACACTTACCAGAGTGTAACGATgacaagaaataaataatttcttttaaataatggAGCCACTCAGTT from the Solea solea chromosome 4, fSolSol10.1, whole genome shotgun sequence genome contains:
- the si:dkey-175m17.7 gene encoding uncharacterized protein si:dkey-175m17.7, which produces MPPLPLDERIVVIQRPKNLTLCESSPQTIQHHSSQISASVNGQVNHPPHLHSSQSHFSSPSCKSLTLECKRRSLRVQKSKGDQPVIPAGARHNPSHCHSNGTVTLDPRLPSHTHTIDIRVSVDKRGREGGASNSLGRSGSVKGGRGKCTFTQLDQGQCKQKTGTTERPGGAEYKSQRSRQLSTFPGGVLQFVPAQAQQHQLRSEKEKENTKFHTRSDQEFPSLGHKKNSKLGTVHQSHNSNSLPYHRNSVPVPHAAILNSNYPTSPPSQSTHAPISFQQLSQPQPSRPRDHRPHILRGLPLSPCSSHAGGFPSPDHTCTIDCTHPFSCGCWRLVRCRGCKANSASCQGGGGSSSTSFSGVHNVGGLKKGGKEMGLRNLGGCLSTASTSNTSSSNSTVSDCRANLFKPVRCTSCSSEARNFESPAVLRKKLVGGCLPCTPLSSSAPLRAIQSCVTGCNPKSSQTGSSTCSYCSSDPIVVTYNPRRGKPPGRGFGAAQSMGMFQADDDDYSVRTIWPEELAKKMTHSKALRNHCAGVGTGVGRPNPSQAQNVSNGTGLVLLDCQNLQYAQAQLTDHAGRRRLQQGRMAALDFMGSRSGPRYDEGQNSLKRLLNKGEDGGMDDDSEQDEDAAYPPRSPSPHSASPPSPVSFSPPPSAPSTLIKPKPWQRDREGGHSLPTAQSLHLALNSLNREQEEEKSRMHLSLPLSSSLPASLSDESVMTPDAENAVISPILPFLFLGNERDAQDLDLLLRLNIGYVVNVTTHLPLYHVNSGLRYKRLPATDNSKQNLRQYFEEVFEFIEEAYQSGQGVLVHCQAGVSRSATVVIAYLMKHTLMTMTDAYKYVRSRRPVVSPNLNFMGQLLEFERDLNSGVTPRILMPKLNGVETQVMKGDTPVNSTMSVGQARKLVEQLKIEASFCRIKVSKAAADLMAYCDAHSCDDPLITPVPTSENPFREKKFFCALL